Within the Centropristis striata isolate RG_2023a ecotype Rhode Island chromosome 23, C.striata_1.0, whole genome shotgun sequence genome, the region agtaatgggtggtctgctgttaaattattacaatattggggaattattacattatcaggacttgagaaatgaaggctaacctgataatgtaataacctcccattaatgttatactttattacattattggtaaaaaaaaaaaagtgcattacattattgggaaatgcactttattacattatcgggaagttattacattatcaggttttattacattttcaatggactcaagtgcagatttttattacattatcgggaatttattacattatcaggttctacattgCTATGCTAAAAGAATTGGGTTAAAATGCAGCTACTGGGTTAGCTGCCAGAAAAGTATAGCGATGATCACATCAGTGACAGCTGCCTTCGGGCATAATGTCATAGCATGAAGAGCGGCACATGCCATTGGCAGAATCTGTATACGCCAGTGGGGTGTGGTGAAACCATGCCATCTTCCTGTCCCGTATGAACACCAACCAAGCGGAGACAGGCGAGTGTGGCTGCTTCCTCACTCATCTTCTGGTCGACATGGCTGGCACCATCACTACACTagagccatccatccatccattttcctctgcttatccggggccgggtcatgggggcagcaggctaagcagggcattccagacgtccctctccccagccacaacgtccagctcctcctgggggaccccgaggcgttcccaggccaggagagagatataatccctccaccgtgttctgggtcttccccggggcctcctaccagttggacctggaactcctctaacgggaggcgcccgggaggatccttaccagatgcccaaaccacctcaactggctcctttcgaccggctctactccgagctccctccagatgtctgagctcctccccctatctctaaggctgagcccagccaccctatggaggaaactcatttcagccgcttgtatccgcgatcttgttctttcggtcactacccaaagctcatgaccataggtagGGACCATaggcaccaaaccgcctgtccatctcacgctccgttctaccctaactcgtgaacaagaccccgagatacttgaactccacACGTGGCTCAACATAAATCAGGAGTAAAAGAAGTTCTGCAGATgaagcagtgtgtttgtgcttgtgtgtgtgagagtgagtgaatgagtgtgCCTGTGCATCTAAATTCTGGTTACTGTGCGTCTTTTGCACAAGACAAGAAATTGTGTGCTTTTGAAGTTCTCTACATCCATAAACAATTgagttacagaaaaaaaacaacgtgATTCAGCCTCTCAGTGCTTTTCCTTCCTtgcaatattttcttttcaagttccatttctttagtttcttttggaTGTTACTTCTTGTTGCTGTTTTGAAATATTTGTTCGTAGGACGGAGGTGGGTGGTTGCAgtaggatggaggaggagggtaGGAGCCCATCATCATCATATGGGCGGAGCCAGGCTGTGACGGGTATGCCGGGTGTGTCATGCTAACCCCTGGTTCGCCACCTGTCATTCCATTGACCCCGAAGCCCTGCATACTCCCCGGCTGCTGGGAAACtggaaagaagaggagaaatatTTACCATCTCGTATCAAATCACTTGCTTACAGACTGCGGGGTCTATGGTTTCATACACTATTATCTTTCACTCAAGACTCATGGGTCATCATTTAGTGAAAAGACCACTACATCCTATGTTAAtcatggtgttccacagggttctgtgcttggaccaattttattcacaatTTATATGGTCCCTTTAGGAAATatcattagaaaacattcaatatgCTGACGACACCAAGttatatatataggctatatatcaatcaagccagATGAAAttgatcagctagccaaacttCATGCATGCCTTAAGGATGGTCCACAATTTCCTAATGTTAAGATAAAACTGAAGTAATTGTGCTGGGACCTGAACACCTGCAAAACTCATTATCTAGATTTAATGACTTCAACGATCAAAATCACCATAGACCATGTCTTGGGCACTGACTCTGGCcactcctgctgctgcagccttgCTAGCCATTCACTAATAGCACCATCCACCATGGATCACGGTTGGGCTAGGACTGCCATGATTTGCGGCGGTGGTTCTACTTCTGTCCTTCTACTGTACTACTATCATGCTCACCATGGATTGTGATAGGGTCTGGCCTGTTGCTGCGCCTGCTGCAGTCTTGCTATAGACAGTCTGTCACTTTTACTGCTACTATGACTATTACTAGTGAAGTCACAACAAAGCTTCTTgatccattttctttatttttttagcccactagatggcactctttgttcaacaaagggctgaaaccACACCCAATTACAATTTAtagccttttttcttttaagccaggacctccatctagtggggtcaaaaaataaagcaaatgtttctgactgacagctgtgtAGATCTCAACCACTCATTTTACTTGAAGATTAAACTTGAGATTGTTCTCTTAATTTATATGACTAGATGGATTATAAACTAAATCGAATTTAACTTTGCTTTGTATTTgtaaactgaactgaacagattttttttagttaggaaaccatttaaaaaaacctgaatGTGTGGAAAAGAAAAACCCATAGTGGAAACTTAAAATATGataattctaaatatatattaaaaatattttggtttCCTCTAAGATTGTATGTTTGCATTGTTCTTTGGGTCTAAAATAGTaattcaatgtgaatattttaattACTGTGCATCCATTACgaggtttgatttaaaaaagtaaattaccaacaaaatgtGACTGAATAATCTTAATTGTCAGGAGAGAGACCCGGCTTTCACCCTAgcctaaataataaaaaatccctGACAAAGTTTGCAACCTTTTAATTTGTGTACTAGTGTACCTGGACTCGTGGCGGGGTGCCTGGTGAAGGAGACGTTGAAGGCTGGCTCGTCTCTCAAAGGGGACGGATACATCCTTCTACGGACAAAGAAGCCAGCACCACAGCAGAACAATACTCCCATCATCAGCAGCACCCTGAgtggaaaaaacaaagatgacTTTTCACCGGCTTGAGACCATCAACCTGGTCTTTAACTATCTTCTGACTTTGGTCTGTGGTTGTTAGTAGAAGCTGATACTGTTAAAACGTCATCCACATACGACCAGACTACACTCCGTTGTGGCTCCAGTTTAAATCTGTCTcatgtttatattacaaaattatttttattttttttagtaatatttttattacattttccgACACAAACAACAAACGACAACACACCAGGGCCACAATAAACACATATCCAACtacttataatgtaaaatagacaatacaatgaaaatgctatGTCCCACTACAATTGACAGAGATGTAGCAAATACATAGCTGGAAAGAAACaagagtaataaaaaaatgacaataatctCAAAttccattttgagagaaaatgCTATGTTTTTATGCCCTTGCTTCAGCCACACCTATCTTTGAACTTGAAGTTCATTTTATTCTTAACAACACACCTGTAAAATTACTTGACTGGATCTAGCACAGTTGTGATGCTATCGTTTTGACAAAATCagtagacagacagatagatgcACAGAAAAGCAGAGGGACACAGCCCAAAAtataagggtgtttccactacagtccaatacccggaatgaggcgagtctcactcgccgaaacgccactaatttgaatacgagccgtcctgaGCAGTCTTTTGTCCGGACTtcttttgtccctgtagaagagcagggccgtttttctcccctgaaaaaaatcctggttgctgattggatagaacgctaagcaggatgtgacgtagtactcgacgccacaacaacaacacgcgtcatttgtaaaagctggcgaagcagtgttgccaacttagcaacattgttgctatatttagcgacttttcagaccccctagactatttttcaagaaagcgactggagacaaatccagcaactttttctggtgttactggagacttttggagactcgttcttactcttcttaacaagctgcgggggccggcggctcgttaagaagagttagaacgagttgaagcggcacagtcctcctgcagcagtctctcccagctgcagagccagaggggatgttaaccccttagcgtccagtcagcaaattgctaacaggctaacagttagctctgtagcagtacagtatgtatgtgctgctgctgcaggaggtgttcacttagtgatctctgtttgtttacaacaagcactggacactctgtgcacagttagcgatgccggttaactCACGATcaagatgtttatgatcagcggagatgatgtgcataattagccatgatGCTTTGTTCGCCAGTTAGCGacagcggccacagttgcgtctcccatgtttaatttgagagggcgtggcctgagactttcccggtggccactcttccccctaaaggaaacacggcttataaCTCACCAGAAGTACCATAGTCGCTGAATGGACAGTGCTCTCACACAGCAGCGAGTCCCACAACAGTCTTCGTAGGAGCGACAGCTACAACACAGAAGCACAGTGAAGTGTTGGTCAATAGCACAATTAAccttaaaatatatacatacacacacacacagtgaagctCAGATAATGGgctaaataacaacaacactcACATAAAAAAAGTAGCAAGCAGTGGTAGAGCACTACTTTTTGGAGTTTAGAAAAATGGTTCTCTGTTAAACCTCCACCCCAATGTAGTTGATTTAGCTTTTTTCATCTACACTAAGCAACATAAATCTTAAACATAGGGggggataaataaagaaaaagaaaaaaaacacgatTTGACGATCAGTTGATTATAGAGTTACAGAATTTGTCCAATCAGATTTGACTATGTAAATTCAGAGTAAGGGACGCCAATTAACTGATatatctacattttatttaactctAGATGATGTTCTCCATTAATTTGGCTTCTGTGGGACAGAAAGGTGTTCATAAAGGAATCAAGTTACTGTCCCCGACGACCTGCCACCCTTAGTTATTGTTGCCATGGCTGCCAAGCTTTCTGTTCTTACATCGCACATATGCAGGTTACACTAACAATAATGGCTCTTTCACcactcaaaatgtcaaagtaaTCCAAGAGGTTTCTAAACAATGAAGCCCTGATTTCACAAATTAGTAGACCAAAGCAGGCCCCTTATTTGTATGACTGGAAGGATATTTATCAGTTAGCTTGGTAATCATTTGCCAGATAATTAGGCAAACTTTAGCCCCATGAGTTGCCTGACAATGCTTTCCACGCACctaatcatatgattctttatcttccattttcttttaaccctttgatgcacaacatggttctaaagtgacccgatatgtatgagtttttatgttctatatctctgtaataaattattttcatcattctgtattccaggttttcctcaattagtttgttttttcctcattgtatgctttcctttttttaatttttcaataaaatccctttttgtgtcactactcttctaatgcacaacatgggtgaaaaattacccatatccatt harbors:
- the vopp1b gene encoding vesicular, overexpressed in cancer, prosurvival protein 1 — protein: MRNPLAGLLLTLWLFLECVEAKKYCWYFEGGYPIYFICRSYEDCCGTRCCVRALSIQRLWYFWVLLMMGVLFCCGAGFFVRRRMYPSPLRDEPAFNVSFTRHPATSPVSQQPGSMQGFGVNGMTGGEPGVSMTHPAYPSQPGSAHMMMMGSYPPPPSYCNHPPPSYEQIFQNSNKK